A genomic segment from Torulaspora delbrueckii CBS 1146 chromosome 3, complete genome encodes:
- the ENT1 gene encoding epsin (similar to Saccharomyces cerevisiae ENT1 (YDL161W) and ENT2 (YLR206W); ancestral locus Anc_7.342), with product MSKQFVRSAKNVVKGYSSAQVLVRNATANESEGPSVDELDELAEKTYDSVEFFEIMDMIDKRLNDKGKYWRHIAKSLTVLDYLVRFGSENCVLWCRENLYVIKTLMEFRNDDDGGVDQGQIIRVKAKELTNLLSDDERLREEREMNRKGRKNGTRRRRRTTGEQDGFDDDLQRALDESRLTAEEDERRRKMLGSEDDDLQAALQLSKEEEELKRLQEMQKLQQQQTQQQPSQYYDIFGNPISPEEYFQYQQQQDLLAQQQREQELLAQQQEQQRLAEQQYWAMQQEALAQQQALAEQQALAQQQAALQQNQWYQQQQASGYYQQPMATGSNNPFALNNLQLQQARPAQSSPVPNFTSTQAQSPPKPQPQAQPQKQAPLPQQPQQALKPVRTGDLAMTEKYGELNKLLATGTGIDTFGNTGDARIPAQHTKTGTFINSQGTGYRQVTGEPKKNPFLQSQYTGIPSSNIVPAHTGYGFGNQPSQQNQAQQHQTADQGVSLIDL from the coding sequence ATGTCGAAACAGTTTGTGCGGTCTGCGAAGAATGTGGTAAAAGGATATTCTTCGGCTCAGGTGCTGGTTCGTAACGCTACTGCGAACGAATCCGAAGGTCCCAGTGTGGATGAGCTGGATGAGTTAGCTGAAAAAACTTACGATAGCGTAgaattcttcgaaattaTGGATATGATTGATAAGAGGTTGAACGATAAGGGAAAATACTGGAGACATATTGCCAAGTCACTGACTGTATTAGACTATTTGGTGCGGTTTGGGAGTGAAAACTGTGTTCTATGGTGTCGTGAGAATTTGTATGTTATTAAAACACTCATGGAATTTAGGAACGATGACGATGGAGGTGTGGATCAGGGTCAGATCATCAGGGTGAAGGCTAAAGAGTTGACTAACCTGTTGAGCGATGACGAGAGATTGAGAGAGGAGAGAGAGATGAATAGAAAGGGAAGGAAAAATGggacaagaagaaggagaagaactACTGGTGAACAGGATGGGTTTGATGATGACCTCCAAAGAGCTTTGGATGAGAGTAGACTGACTGCAGAGGAGGATGAAAGGCGTAGAAAGATGCTGGGcagtgaagatgacgatttGCAAGCTGCCTTGCAGTTGAgtaaagaagaggaagagttgaagagattgcagGAGATGCAGAaattgcaacaacaacaaacacAACAGCAACCATCACAGTACTACGATATTTTTGGGAATCCAATCTCCCCAGAGGAATACTTCCagtatcaacaacaacaggaTCTATTGGCCCAGCAACAAAGAGAGCAGGAGCTTTTGGCACAACAACAGGAACAACAAAGGTTGGCAGAGCAACAGTACTGGGCAATGCAGCAGGAGGCTTTGGCTCAACAGCAGGCATTAGCTGAGCAGCAAGCTTTGGCTCAACAACAGGCGGCACTACAACAAAACCAGTGGTatcagcaacaacaagCTAGCGGGTATTATCAGCAACCCATGGCCACAGGCTCTAACAACCCATTTGCGCTAAACAATCTGCAATTACAACAGGCCCGTCCTGCTCAAAGCAGCCCTGTTCCCAATTTCACTTCAACACAAGCGCAATCTCCTCCTAAGCCTCAACCTCAGGCTCAACCACAGAAGCAGGCCCCTCTACCTCAACAACCACAACAGGCACTGAAACCAGTAAGAACAGGAGACTTAGCGATGACCGAGAAATATGGAGAATTAAACAAATTGCTTGCTACAGGCACGGGTATTGATACTTTTGGTAACACAGGTGATGCCCGTATCCCAGCTCAACATACGAAGACTGGAACTTTTATTAATTCTCAAGGTACTGGTTATAGACAAGTGACAGGCGAACCAAAAAAGAATCCTTTTTTGCAAAGCCAATACACTGGTATACCTAGTTCTAACATAGTCCCAGCTCACACTGGTTATGGATTCGGAAACCAACCATCACAACAAAATCAAGCACAACAGCACCAAACGGCCGATCAAGGAGTCAGTTTGATTGACTTGTGA
- the HRD3 gene encoding ubiquitin ligase complex subunit HRD3 (similar to Saccharomyces cerevisiae HRD3 (YLR207W); ancestral locus Anc_7.339): MRITRVLSIGLALVHLASATDPWDQAKEMLRQAVKRTDPIGESIKGEGSHWEHRDAALYIPMDYYQEEEERRYVLFWNEKSTEWQRTVYNLLVESSNEYDNAEATYALAQLHLWGDYDFPHNKTLAFKYADKFNNLTRWTNSSILFDLAVMHSTGLFGEIPVEPLKAVLCYQRAASLGDIRAKNALAYKYYTGSNVPRDCNRALLLYREIADEIRESFTDEEWNVYFPYVESFDVRIPDFSDGLLGKGISLMTLSTKRMASARPDITSSFLTRMNGGQIILNFGSGSNGAAFANDDDESDDRLVDIYYTAWDEYRGTYTKNRNCDAARRLLEVTFTAYDSQVPYMDNLQRFFYARCLDLLGHIYFTGEAQESQNIALAEKYLKRSIEVIGKSSSVRCRSNIDLGLINQYVYGNETEAIRYYKRMGSSQSNDGTVEFQLSKLSKKYPTLHLGDPFALMQTAYLRGHSPSVYEFAVMTEQSINNRYSCEDTTYLLKRFVEENEVIMAPQLKIAYGELLRGNAEVALWAYAQAAEQGFEAAQVSAAYILYQLPFNFEDPPRTIPERKLMAISYYIRAFKQDNVDAGVVAGNIFYDMGNHTKAMSMYQSASLKFSPQAIWNLGYMYEHGLGTDVDFHLAKRYYDQVLEHNPKHYLSVKLSVLKLRLKSWLTWLTGGRLKYGTIEEDDRTSSMAESWFSKLTSSFKKAGRENSGLPRDSESSRESRTTAAQEQQQQQQQQQESDDDSIWDTLESFGLQLEDLMTIGFVLFIFLFSLVIRTLAARRGWNVRNNGMRIQINGQRPRGNFDIQVFAI, encoded by the coding sequence ATGAGAATTACCAGGGTGTTATCGATAGGGCTAGCACTGGTCCACTTGGCCAGTGCTACAGATCCATGGGATCAGGCCAAGGAGATGTTACGGCAGGCCGTTAAAAGAACAGACCCTATCGGGGAATCAATCAAAGGTGAGGGAAGTCATTGGGAACATCGAGATGCTGCTCTTTACATACCAATGGACTACTAtcaggaggaagaagaacgacGTTATGTCTTATTTTGGAATGAGAAGTCCACTGAATGGCAAAGGACTGTGTACAATCTACTAGTAGAATCTAGTAATGAGTATGATAACGCAGAGGCAACTTATGCCCTGGCTCAATTGCATTTATGGGGTGATTACGATTTCCCTCATAACAAGACACTAGCGTTCAAATACGCCGATAAATTTAACAATCTCACGAGATGGACAAATAGTTCTATTCTTTTCGATCTTGCAGTGATGCACTCTACTGGTCTTTTTGGGGAGATTCCCGTTGAACCACTTAAAGCGGTACTGTGCTATCAAAGGGCGGCTTCATTAGGTGACATACGAGCTAAGAATGCGCTTGCTTACAAGTACTACACAGGAAGCAATGTCCCGCGAGATTGTAACAGGGCTTTACTGCTTTATAGGGAAATTGCAGATGAGATTCGGGAATCTTTCACGGATGAAGAATGGAACGTATACTTCCCTTATGTTGAGAGCTTTGATGTAAGAATACCAGACTTTTCTGATGGCTTATTAGGGAAGGGAATATCTTTGATGACCttatcaacaaagagaatGGCATCAGCTAGACCAGATATaacatcttcttttcttacGCGAATGAATGGCGGCCAaatcatcttgaactttggGTCCGGTTCCAATGGAGcagcttttgcaaatgacgatgatgaaagcGACGACAGGCTAGTTGACATATACTACACGGCTTGGGACGAGTACAGGGGAACATACACAAAGAATAGGAACTGTGATGCAGCTAGGCGCCTGTTGGAGGTTACTTTCACCGCTTACGATTCTCAAGTACCATACATGGATAACTTACAGAGATTCTTCTATGCCCGGTGTTTAGACCTACTTGGTCATATTTATTTCACTGGTGAAGCTCAAGAATCACAAAACATTGCACTAGCTGAAAAATACTTAAAGAGGTCTATCGAGGTTATCGGAAAAAGCAGTAGTGTAAGATGCAGGTCGAACATTGATTTGGGACTCATAAATCAGTATGTTTATGGGAACGAGACAGAAGCCATACGATACTATAAGAGAATGGGCTCTTCTCAAAGTAATGATGGAACAGTTGAGTTTCAATTGTCAAAGTTGAGTAAAAAATATCCTACCTTGCACTTGGGGGATCCATTTGCACTTATGCAGACGGCTTACCTACGGGGGCACTCCCCATCTGTTTATGAGTTTGCTGTGATGACCGAGCAGAGTATCAATAATCGTTACAGCTGTGAAGACACTACCTACCTCCTGAAGAGGTTtgtggaagaaaatgaagtAATCATGGCACCTCAACTGAAAATTGCATATGGTGAACTTTTACGAGGTAACGCCGAAGTAGCTCTATGGGCTTATGCTCAAGCAGCAGAACAAGGTTTTGAAGCCGCACAGGTCTCGGCTGCTTACATTTTGTACCAGCTACCgttcaactttgaagacCCACCCAGAACCATCCCTGAAAGAAAACTCATGGCTATTTCATACTATATCCGTGCATTCAAACAAGACAACGTTGATGCAGGTGTCGTAGCTGGTAATATCTTTTACGACATGGGAAATCACACCAAGGCAATGAGCATGTATCAGAGCGCATCACTAAAGTTCTCTCCCCAAGCGATATGGAACCTAGGATACATGTATGAGCACGGCCTAGGAACTGACGTTGATTTTCACCTGGCCAAGAGGTACTACGATCAAGTACTCGAGCACAATCCCAAGCACTATTTATCAGTAAAACTTAGTGTCTTAAAACTTAGACTCAAGTCATGGCTTACATGGCTCACGGGAGGTAGATTGAAATATGGgacaattgaagaagacgacAGGACTAGCAGTATGGCTGAATCCtggttttccaaattgaCTAGCagcttcaagaaagctgGACGAGAGAATTCTGGTCTTCCTCGAGATTCTGAATCATCCAGAGAAAGTCGTACCACAGCGGCCCAagagcagcagcagcagcaacagcaacagcaagAATCAGATGACGACAGCATATGGGACACCCTGGAATCCTTCGGGCTCCAATTAGAGGACTTGATGACCATTGGCTTCGTacttttcatctttctcttcagtTTGGTCATCAGAACTTTGGCCGCCCGTAGAGGTTGGAACGTCCGCAACAATGGTATGAGAATTCAGATAAATGGACAGAGACCCCGAGGTAACTTCGACATCCAAGTATTCGCCATCTAG
- the MHF2 gene encoding Mhf2p (similar to Saccharomyces cerevisiae YDL160C-A; ancestral locus Anc_7.341) has protein sequence MVDKIPKETIARTFQVGAFENESTNITDETVGMMQKYMEVFVREAVLRSSANKEQIKVEHSGAQRNSNEIVLTHEDLENITGLLLLDM, from the coding sequence ATGGTTGATAAAATCCCAAAGGAAACTATCGCTCGTACGTTCCAAGTGGGGGCCTTTGAGAATGAAAGTACCAATATAACAGACGAAACCGTCGGGATGATGCAGAAGTATATGGAAGTGTTTGTACGTGAAGCTGTATTGAGATCATCTGCCAATAAGGAACAGATCAAGGTGGAGCATTCTGGTGCTCAGAGGAATAGTAATGAAATTGTACTTACGCATGAAGACCTCGAAAACATAACTGGTTTATTACTGTTGGATATGTAA
- the HMX1 gene encoding Hmx1p (similar to Saccharomyces cerevisiae HMX1 (YLR205C); ancestral locus Anc_7.344): MTSVAKTIPAPTDVGALANRINFHTRDAHNKVNAYMSVRLAFALKHGFIYRQGILAFYHIFDAVEQELDRLLNDPQNDEERQMQHVLRQFWLEEFRRTNRIFKDLEVLYSPEYSDSESLRNFVEHQPLAPQLQSFVDSIHSTVQQDSCTILAYCHVLYLALFAGGKVMRSNLYRHTGLFPKFEYLTPKELVIRGTNFFTFSDEGSDAENKLRWKYKEGYELATRQELSESQKTRILQVSSQIFDWNMDVIGEIGEMNRNELMSKFSFKLLTYLSEEWKYSTILSKRSKDSIIVMAILIQFLVAYIVLRKFI, from the coding sequence ATGACTAGTGTTGCCAAGACTATTCCGGCACCTACGGATGTGGGTGCTTTGGCCAATAGAATCAATTTCCATACAAGAGATGCTCATAATAAGGTCAACGCTTATATGAGTGTCCGGCTTGCTTTCGCTTTAAAACATGGGTTCATTTACAGACAAGGTATACTGGCCTTTTACCACATCTTTGATGCTGTCGAACAAGAGTTGGACCGTTTGTTGAACGATCCGCAGAACGATGAGGAGAGACAGATGCAACATGTGTTGAGGCAATTTTGGTTGGAAGAGTTTCGCAGAACTAATAGGATATTCAAGGATTTGGAAGTTCTTTACTCGCCTGAGTATAGTGATTCGGAgtctttgagaaactttGTCGAACACCAGCCGTTAGCACCTCAGTTGCAGAGTTTTGTGGATTCTATTCATAGCACTGTGCAGCAGGATTCATGCACGATTCTAGCGTACTGTCACGTCCTGTATTTGGCTTTGTTTGCTGGTGGTAAAGTTATGCGTTCAAATCTGTACAGACACACCGGATTGTTTCCAAAGTTCGAGTACCTCACGCCGAAGGAGCTTGTTATCAGAGGtaccaatttcttcacgTTCAGTGACGAAGGTTCTGATGCAGAGAACAAATTGAGATGGAAGTACAAAGAGGGCTATGAGCTGGCTACACGTCAGGAACTTTCTGAGTCGCAAAAGACTAGAATCCTTCAGGTATCGAGCCAGATCTTTGACTGGAACATGGACGTCATCGGGGAGATCGGTGAAATGAATAGGAATGAACTGATGAGTAAATTCAGTTTCAAGCTCCTAACGTATCTGTCTGAGGAATGGAAGTACAGTACAATCCTGTCGAAACGGTCTAAGGACTCGATCATCGTGATGGCGATCTTAATTCAATTCTTGGTCGCCTACATTGTGCTACGTAAATTCATCTGA
- the CDC9 gene encoding DNA ligase (ATP) CDC9 (similar to Saccharomyces cerevisiae CDC9 (YDL164C); ancestral locus Anc_7.343) yields MFRVVGRPLVELLINKGMSSGKKQATLARFFSAVQKDDTKEKVNGDVKIIESRDNQDEPVTKKFKSSSPVKLQTSSLSPVKSAGVESGDKPVSPDLYYSKVPYSDVCNVFQEIEGTSSRLSIIKICSEFFSRIMKDNPQNLIPTTYLFINRLGPDYEPGLELGLGEGLLMKTISEACGKSLVQVKNRYREMGDLGQIALEARNVQPTMFKPKPLTVGEVFENLRAIAHSQGKDSQTRKIKLIKRMLTACEGVEAKFLIRSLESKLRIGLAEKTVLISLSKALLTNEGETGKEPSMELVEQAEAKIRDAFCQVPNYEIVINACLDYGIMELDKHCRLRPGIPLKPMLAKPTKSITEVLDRFQGQTFTSEYKYDGERAQVHLLEDGTMRIYSRNGENMTERYPEISIRDFVADLEHTKTLILDCEAVAWDKVQQKILPFQVLSTRKRKDVEAKDVKVRVCLFAFDIICHNGERQINKSLRERRELLAQVTKPVAGEFQYAVELTTSSVEELQKFLDQSVKDSCEGLMVKMLDGPESHYEPSKRSRNWLKLKKDYLDGVGDSLDLCVLGAYYGRGKRTGTYGGFLLGCYNQDSGEFETCCKIGTGFSDEMLQQLYERFSKTTLDGPKATYVFDSSAEPDVWFEPTTLFEVLTADLSLSPVYKAGASTYDKGVSLRFPRFVRLRDDKSVEDATSSAQIVELYQDQSHVA; encoded by the coding sequence ATGTTTCGAGTGGTTGGCAGACCATTAGTGGAACTATTGATCAACAAGGGAATGTCTTCGGGCAAGAAACAGGCCACTTTGGCTCGATTTTTCAGTGCAGTGCAGAAGGATGATACAAAGGAGAAAGTAAATGGTGATGTGAAGATCATTGAGTCCAGAGATAATCAGGATGAGCCCGTTACgaagaagttcaagtcATCTTCACCTGTCAAGTTGCAGACGTCATCTTTGTCGCCCGTGAAGTCGGCCGGTGTTGAGTCTGGAGATAAACCAGTCTCTCCCGATCTTTATTACTCAAAGGTACCTTACTCGGACGTTTGCAATGTGTTCCAGGAGATTGAGGGCACGTCTTCGAGACTCTCAATTATTAAGATCTGctcagaatttttcagtcgCATCATGAAGGATAACCCACAGAACTTGATCCCAACGACCTACTTGTTCATCAACCGATTGGGTCCCGATTATGAGCCAGGACTGGAACTGGGACTGGGAGAAGgtctgttgatgaagactATCAGTGAAGCTTGTGGCAAATCCCTCGTGCAGGTTAAAAATCGGTATAGAGAGATGGGTGACTTGGGTCAAATCGCGCTTGAAGCAAGAAACGTTCAACCTACGATGTTTAAGCCCAAGCCGTTGACTGTGGGTGAAGTGTTCGAAAATTTAAGAGCAATTGCCCATTCACAAGGGAAGGATTCGCAGACTAGAAAGATTAAGCTGATCAAGAGAATGCTCACCGCGTGTGAAGGTGTCGAAGCCAAGTTTCTGATAAGATCTCTAGAGTCGAAATTGAGAATTGGTTTAGCCGAGAAAACAGTATTGATCTCACTCTCGAAAGCTTTGCTGACCAACGAGGGTGAAACTGGTAAGGAGCCATCGATggaacttgttgaacagGCAGAGGCAAAGATTAGGGACGCATTTTGTCAAGTGCCAAACTATGAGATTGTTATCAACGCATGTCTAGATTACGGAATAATGGAGTTGGACAAGCATTGCCGATTGAGGCCCGGTATTCCCTTGAAACCGATGCTTGCCAAGCCAACTAAGTCTATCACCGAAGTACTTGACAGATTCCAGGGCCAAACCTTTACATCAGAGTACAAATATGATGGTGAAAGAGCGCAAGTACATCTACTTGAAGATGGAACAATGAGAATTTACTCACGTAATGGTGAAAACATGACTGAAAGGTACCCCGAAATCAGTATCAGAGATTTCGTCGCAGACCTTGAGCACACAAAGACATTGATTTTGGATTGTGAAGCAGTAGCCTGGGACAAGGTACAACAAAAGATCCTACCATTCCAAGTCCTCAGTACAAGAAAGCGTAAGGATGTTGAAGCCAAGGATGTCAAAGTCAGAGTGTGTCTCTTTGCATTCGATATCATATGTCACAATGGTGAAAGACAGATCAACAAGTCTCTAAgagagagaagagaattaCTAGCGCAAGTGACTAAACCAGTTGCTGGCGAATTTCAATACGCTGTTGAGTTGACCACCTCTTCGGTGGAAGAACTACAAAAATTTCTCGACCAATCAGTCAAGGACTCTTGCGAAGGTCTCATGGTCAAGATGCTCGACGGTCCAGAGTCCCACTACGAACCCAGCAAACGATCTCGTAATTGGCTAAAGCTAAAGAAAGACTACCTCGACGGAGTAGGCGACTCACTCGATTTGTGTGTCCTAGGAGCCTACTACGGCCGTGGTAAGCGTACAGGTACCTACGGTGGGTTTTTACTTGGCTGCTACAACCAAGATTCCGGTGAATTCGAAACCTGCTGTAAAATCGGTACAGGTTTCTCCGACGAAATGCTCCAGCAACTCTACGAAAGGTTCAGCAAAACTACGCTCGACGGACCCAAAGCTACCTACGTCTTCGACAGCAGTGCAGAACCAGACGTGTGGTTCGAGCCCACTACTCTGTTCGAAGTGCTCACAGCTGATCTCTCACTATCCCCCGTCTATAAGGCAGGTGCTTCCACTTACGATAAAGGAGTGTCTCTACGCTTCCCGAGGTTCGTTCGTCTGAGAGATGACAAGTCTGTCGAAGATGCCACTTCCTCTGCCCAGATTGTCGAGCTGTACCAGGATCAGAGCCATGTTGCTTAA
- the PNP1 gene encoding purine-nucleoside phosphorylase (similar to Saccharomyces cerevisiae PNP1 (YLR209C); ancestral locus Anc_7.337), whose amino-acid sequence MSSFNIDEQRQLIHSATDYLKSRLNAHFKDFGEFAPRTLIICGSGLGGITTRLTTSNPEPLAITYGEIPGFKKSTVEGHTGTLIFGLMKGSPVVLMNGRLHSYEGHSMHDATFPIRVLNHMGDVKTLIVTNAAGGLNPAYNSAELMCIYDHINLPGFSGLHPLKGPNFDEVGPRFLPMSDAYDLELRKLLFKKKEELKIERPLHEGTYVFVSGPTFETRAESRMLRSIGGDAVGMSTVPEVIIARHSGWRVLALSLVTNNCVMDKPPSVHDEHPKSMDEGIASHEEVLENGKKASLDVERLIENVVTEL is encoded by the coding sequence ATGAGCAGCTTCAATATCGATGAACAACGTCAACTGATTCATAGTGCTACAGATTACCTCAAAAGTAGACTAAATGCTCATTTTAAGGATTTTGGAGAGTTTGCTCCAAGAACTTTAATCATTTGTGGTTCAGGTCTTGGTGGAATCACTACAAGATTAACCACATCGAATCCAGAGCCTTTGGCAATTACTTATGGAGAGATCCCAggtttcaagaaaagtACTGTGGAAGGACATACCGGTACATTGATCTTCGGTCTCATGAAGGGTTCGCCAGTGGTTCTAATGAATGGTCGTCTTCACAGTTACGAAGGTCACAGTATGCATGATGCAACTTTTCCAATCAGAGTTTTGAACCACATGGGGGAtgtcaagactttgatAGTAACTAATGCAGCTGGTGGATTGAATCCCGCTTACAACTCCGCCGAGCTTATGTGCATTTACGATCACATCAATCTCCCAGGTTTCTCAGGTCTACATCCGTTAAAGGGCCccaattttgatgaagttggTCCTCGCTTCTTGCCAATGAGTGATGCCTATGACTTAGAATTGAGGAAACTTctattcaagaaaaaagagGAACTTAAGATCGAAAGACCACTTCACGAAGGTACTTACGTGTTCGTATCAGGTCCCACTTTTGAAACAAGGGCCGAAAGCCGTATGCTCAGATCCATCGGAGGTGATGCCGTTGGAATGAGTACTGTTCCAGAGGTCATCATTGCCAGACACAGTGGTTGGAGAGTTTTAGCTTTAAGTTTGGTTACCAATAACTGCGTTATGGATAAGCCACCAAGTGTGCATGATGAACACCCCAAGTCAATGGATGAAGGTATCGCCTCCCATGAAGAAGTCTTGGAAAACGGTAAGAAGGCATCTCTAGATGTCGAACGACTAATCGAAAACGTGGTAACAGAATTGTAA
- the SEC13 gene encoding GTPase-activating protein SEC13 (similar to Saccharomyces cerevisiae SEC13 (YLR208W); ancestral locus Anc_7.338) — protein sequence MPTIANAHNNLIHDAILDYYGKRLATCSSDKTIKIFEVEGENHKLVETLTGHEGPVWRVDWAHPKFGTILASCSYDGKVLIWKEENGRWAQIAVHAVHSASVNSVQWAPHEYGALLLAASSDGKVSVVEFKENGTIAPLVIDAHAIGVNAASWAPSTIQEGPGAQQLRRFVTGGADNLVKIWKYNHDAQSYVLEDTLEGHSDWVRDVAWSPSVLLRSYIASVSQDRTCIIWSQEHDGGPWKKSLLQQEKFPDVLWRASWSLSGNILALSGGDNKITLWKEDLQGKWEPAGEVQE from the coding sequence ATGCCAACGATAGCTAACGCTCACAATAATTTGATTCATGACGCGATTTTAGATTATTACGGCAAGCGTTTGGCCACTTGTTCTTCGGACAAAACAATCAAGATATTCGAagttgaaggtgaaaatCACAAGTTGGTAGAGACTTTGACTGGTCATGAAGGTCCAGTTTGGAGAGTAGATTGGGCGCATCCAAAATTTGGTACAATTTTGGCTTCTTGTTCGTACGACGGAAAAGTGTTGATCTggaaagaggaaaatgGCAGATGGGCACAAATTGCAGTTCACGCTGTGCATTCAGCTTCTGTGAACTCAGTACAATGGGCCCCTCATGAGTATGGTGCGTTACTCTTGGCTGCTTCGTCTGATGGGAAAGTTTCCGTCGTGGAATTCAAGGAAAATGGTACTATTGCTCCTTTAGTGATCGATGCGCATGCAATTGGTGTCAATGCAGCAAGTTGGGCACCTTCTACTATCCAAGAGGGTCCTGGTGCTCAACAGCTACGCCGGTTTGTCACTGGTGGTGCCGATAACTTGGTAAAGATCTGGAAATACAATCACGACGCTCAAAGCTACGTCCTAGAAGATACATTAGAAGGTCATTCCGACTGGGTAAGAGATGTTGCATGGTCCCCTTCTGTTTTACTGCGCTCTTATATAGCCTCTGTCTCTCAGGACCGTACTTGTATCATCTGGTCACAGGAGCATGATGGTGGTCcatggaagaagagcttgCTTCAACAGGAAAAGTTTCCGGACGTGTTGTGGAGAGCTAGCTGGTCTCTGTCTGGTAACATCCTGGCTCTCTCTGGAGGTGATAACAAAATAACGCTGTGGAAGGAAGATTTGCAAGGTAAGTGGGAGCCAGCCggtgaagttcaagaataa
- the MSS51 gene encoding Mss51p (similar to Saccharomyces cerevisiae MSS51 (YLR203C); ancestral locus Anc_7.346), whose translation MMLSATSRFPSLRAQRCGKVFNQRRFIIGFVRNALGLDPPPSPDDPTPENRFHPWDQSPVGDLRERAARIRTLARCPVTGKEINYTCPLSGIPTHHSREAWEQDKQYHQSKKYEILKKVNIYEHDLRSGRPFPEFDFPQGQDFDRTVNMTNWDLFFYTRQFYSMDTEFQLAAVTKMLSYPISIASVLHQFSPYSLNPKGPVTLEGLKSLAALRYTLYPLENKTISSTKDRPMRIFILGARAEAQLPGHVWKQLQYLFPEQMFELHFVGPECLLNKEKHQYVTSSTPVVKRVDETISFVYHTDFFHVLHEAQDFFPYDPYLDVFFCFHPGFGAPETSASWLNETMKGLLETKCAIFTTGFNKADLLRDVDAVKDKYGKEVDVLMEPVKNVFGSTKWELNDMNPQEVYQFNMYIAGFRGKRYHAIEV comes from the coding sequence ATGATGCTCTCAGCAACTAGTCGTTTTCCGTCTTTGAGGGCTCAACGATGCGGTAAAGTGTTCAACCAGAGACGGTTTATCATTGGATTTGTTAGAAACGCTCTTGGGTTAGACCCTCCTCCTTCTCCAGATGATCCAACTCCAGAGAACAGGTTTCATCCATGGGATCAGTCCCCTGTGGGAGATTTGAGAGAACGTGCGGCAAGGATAAGGACTCTGGCTCGTTGTCCCGTTACTGGCAAAGAGATTAATTATACTTGTCCCTTGTCAGGTATTCCAACCCATCACTCTCGCGAAGCCTGGGAACAAGATAAGCAGTATCATCAGTCGAAGAAgtatgaaattttgaagaaagttaaCATTTACGAGCACGATTTGAGAAGTGGTAGACCATTTCCTGAGTTTGATTTTCCGCAGGGTCAGGATTTTGATCGTACAGTGAATATGACCAACTGGGATTTATTCTTTTACACACGTCAGTTTTATTCGATGGACACAGAGTTTCAATTGGCAGCAGTGACTAAGATGTTGAGTTATCCGATCTCGATCGCTTCAGTACTACACCAATTCTCACCATACTCATTGAACCCTAAGGGACCTGTTACAttggaaggtttgaaatctttggcTGCCCTGCGTTACACTTTGTACCCACTGGAGAATAAGACAATATCTTCTACTAAGGATCGTCCTATGAGAATCTTTATTTTGGGAGCTCGTGCAGAGGCTCAGTTACCTGGGCACGTTTGGAAACAGTTGCAGTACTTGTTCCCCGAACAAATGTTCGAACTTCACTTTGTCGGTCCCGAGTGTCTACTTAACAAGGAAAAACACCAATATGTTACATCCTCTACGCCCGTGGTCAAGAGAGTCGACGAAACTATATCGTTCGTTTACCACACAGATTTTTTTCATGTTTTGCATGAAGCTCAGGATTTTTTCCCTTACGATCCATACTTGGatgtcttcttctgcttccaCCCTGGTTTTGGCGCACCAGAGACTTCTGCATCGTGGTTGAATGAAACTATGAAGGGTTTGCTTGAGACCAAGTGTGCCATCTTTACCACAGGGTTTAATAAGGCCGATTTGCTTCGTGATGTTGATGCAGTCAAAGACAAATACGGGAAGGAGGTTGACGTTCTGATGGAACCTGTCAAGAACGTCTTTGGAAGTACCAAATGGGAACTTAATGACATGAACCCGCAGGAAGTGTACCAATTCAATATGTATATAGCGGGTTTCAGAGGTAAGAGGTACCATGCCATCGAAGTATGA